From the genome of Agromyces intestinalis:
TCGCGACCTCGCCCGCCGCGCGCGATGCCGGCGCGAACGCGGGATCGCTCGCCAAGCGCATGGCCGGCGTGCTCGGCGGCGGAGGCGGCGGCAAGCCCGATCTGGCGCAGGGCGGCGGCACCGACGTGTCCGCAGTGCCCGCCGCGCTCGAGGCGGTGCGCGGCGAGCTCGGGCACTGAGTCGGAGCCGATGCGATGCGCCACGGAGTGAGGCTCGGCATCGATGTCGGGCGGGCGCGTATCGGCGTCGCACGAAGCGATGCCGGCGCGATCCTGGCCGTCCCGGTCGAGACGGTCGCCCGGGTCGCCGACGGTGCCGTGCAAGCGGGCGCCGATGTGCAGCGGATCCTCGAGATCGCCGATGAGCACGACGCGTTCGAGCTCGTGGTCGGCAACCCGCTCTCGCTGTCGGGGCAGTCGACGGCGTCGACCCACGACGCGGTGGCCTTCGCCGGGCGGCTCGCCGCGGCATCCGACCTGCCCGTCCGCCTCGTCGACGAACGCCTGTCGACGGTGAGCGCC
Proteins encoded in this window:
- the ruvX gene encoding Holliday junction resolvase RuvX; amino-acid sequence: MRHGVRLGIDVGRARIGVARSDAGAILAVPVETVARVADGAVQAGADVQRILEIADEHDAFELVVGNPLSLSGQSTASTHDAVAFAGRLAAASDLPVRLVDERLSTVSAQRDLRAAGRPAKRQRSVVDQAAAVIILQHAIDAERASGDAPGRLVPADEGPPPT